In Salinigranum marinum, one DNA window encodes the following:
- a CDS encoding helix-turn-helix transcriptional regulator, translating into MRDADGEVLDELLQNALEIQHRGLRAGPADARLDTDELLDVVRHRELFEALYDEPLDRRDLEARLDVSRATSHRFTRWLASNAYADRVDGVYHLTGEGEVVAEAVMGLERKLRAADRLAPLLDVICEDHRDFVVEPFEDATVTVATPSEPYAPVTRFLTLLRSCGRFRGFNTTHMIPPGLADLYGDPFAACEVELISLPNVIEALRETERDVWRALDEEDGHLKLLTREALPYGLALFDDRVGIGGYDEETGTLRVFVDTDTAIARAWAERVYETFRRDSKPVTA; encoded by the coding sequence ATGAGAGACGCAGATGGGGAAGTCCTCGACGAACTCCTGCAGAACGCGCTGGAGATCCAACACCGCGGCCTCAGGGCGGGACCAGCCGACGCTCGACTCGACACCGACGAGTTGCTCGACGTGGTCCGGCACCGCGAACTGTTCGAGGCGCTGTACGACGAACCGCTCGACCGTCGCGACCTCGAAGCACGGCTCGACGTCTCGCGGGCGACGAGCCACCGGTTCACCCGCTGGCTCGCGTCGAACGCGTACGCCGACCGCGTCGACGGCGTCTACCACCTGACTGGCGAGGGCGAGGTCGTCGCCGAGGCCGTGATGGGGCTCGAGCGGAAGCTCCGGGCCGCCGACCGGCTGGCCCCCCTGCTCGACGTGATCTGTGAGGACCACCGGGACTTCGTGGTCGAACCGTTCGAGGACGCCACCGTGACCGTGGCGACGCCGTCGGAGCCGTACGCGCCGGTGACCCGCTTTCTGACGCTCCTTCGCAGCTGTGGTCGGTTCCGCGGCTTCAACACCACCCACATGATCCCACCGGGGCTGGCCGATCTGTACGGCGATCCGTTCGCGGCGTGCGAGGTGGAACTGATCTCTCTCCCGAACGTGATCGAAGCGCTCCGCGAGACTGAGCGCGACGTCTGGCGCGCGCTCGACGAGGAGGACGGACATCTGAAGCTCCTGACCCGCGAGGCGCTCCCGTACGGACTCGCGCTGTTCGACGACCGGGTCGGGATCGGCGGGTACGACGAGGAGACCGGGACGCTTCGGGTGTTCGTCGACACGGACACGGCCATCGCGCGGGCGTGGGCCGAACGGGTCTACGAGACGTTCAGGCGAGACTCGAAGCCGGTGACCGCGTGA
- a CDS encoding glycosyltransferase encodes MMSERDPVSVLLPTVEWGDACEALVAGLGPDDELLVICDTPVDPVAGHDPPDGVEVLVAGEPEGCSGKANALAYGMERAENDRFVWTDDDFERDAEWIDRLVAAGEDHGPASAVPVFVGDGWWRLVEAWFGALFAFLMCFQVGSVADTAWGGGVTFTRSELTVSVPALADELREVLSDDYLLTQRLPGVHPVRSLVTPVTVPGEFERVSNRLVRFVRIVGVNEGWRWSLLSVPLAAAGVCFPLTVAPLLTVAIAGVYARLGLRRVNVLFAYPGLLLLPVVTLAGRVVTEFEWAGRRYRFAEDGRVEVLGRERR; translated from the coding sequence ATGATGAGCGAGCGCGACCCCGTGAGCGTCCTGCTGCCGACCGTCGAGTGGGGCGACGCCTGCGAGGCGCTGGTCGCCGGCCTCGGCCCCGACGACGAACTGCTGGTGATCTGTGATACGCCGGTCGATCCGGTCGCCGGGCACGACCCACCGGACGGTGTGGAGGTGCTCGTCGCCGGCGAGCCGGAGGGCTGTTCGGGCAAGGCGAACGCGCTCGCGTACGGGATGGAGCGCGCCGAGAACGACCGGTTCGTCTGGACCGACGACGACTTCGAGCGCGACGCCGAGTGGATCGACCGACTGGTCGCCGCCGGGGAGGACCACGGCCCGGCGAGCGCCGTTCCGGTGTTCGTCGGCGACGGCTGGTGGCGGCTCGTCGAGGCGTGGTTCGGCGCGCTGTTCGCGTTCCTGATGTGCTTCCAGGTCGGGAGCGTGGCCGACACCGCCTGGGGCGGCGGCGTGACGTTCACCCGGTCGGAACTGACGGTGAGCGTCCCAGCGCTCGCTGACGAACTCCGGGAGGTGTTGAGCGACGACTACCTGCTCACCCAGCGACTCCCCGGCGTTCACCCGGTTCGGTCACTGGTGACCCCGGTGACGGTCCCCGGGGAGTTCGAGCGGGTCTCGAACCGCCTCGTTCGGTTCGTCCGCATCGTCGGCGTCAACGAGGGGTGGCGCTGGTCGCTCCTGAGCGTGCCGCTGGCCGCGGCCGGCGTCTGCTTCCCGCTCACGGTCGCACCGCTCCTCACGGTCGCCATCGCCGGGGTGTACGCCCGGCTCGGGCTCCGTCGGGTGAACGTCCTGTTCGCGTACCCCGGGTTGCTGTTGCTCCCCGTCGTGACGCTCGCGGGACGCGTCGTCACCGAGTTCGAGTGGGCCGGGCGGCGGTACCGGTTCGCAGAGGACGGCCGCGTCGAGGTGCTCGGGCGGGAGCGTCGGTAG
- the rqcH gene encoding ribosome rescue protein RqcH, translating to MEPKQELSSVDLAALVTELTRYEGAKVDKAYLYGDDLLRLRMRDFDRGRVELIVEVGDVKRAHVAAPEHVPDAPGRPPNFAMMLRNRIANADFRGVEQFEFDRILVFEFERGDERTKIVAELFGQGNIAVLDGTDEVVRSLETVRLKSRTVAPGAQYEFPSSRLNPLTVGFDTFRRQMADSDTDVVRTLATQLNLGGLYAEELCTRAGVEKTLDIADADESDYRAIHDAIAELASQLKSGDFDPRVYLDGDRVVDATPFPLRERERENLNEEAYGTFNEALDEYFYRLELADEEPETGDDRPDFEAEIAKQQRIIEQQKGAIEGFEEQARAEREKAEALYANYDIVDEVLSTVRDARAEGIPWSEIESKLAAGADQGIPAAEAVVGVDSAAGTVTIDLDDSRVTVDVSMGVEKNADRLYTEAKRIESKKEGALAAIEDTREELAAVRARKEAWEADDGDEEDEDEEPVDVDWLSRRSIPIRKPGHWYERFRWFETSDGYLVVGGRNADQNEDLVKKYLSKHDRFFHAQAHGGPVTVLKASRPSEPSNPVEFPESTLEEAAQFAVAYSSVWKDGRHAGDAYMVTPDQVSKTPESGEYLEKGGFAIRGDRTYFRDVEARVAVGVQCEGETRVLGGPSSAIDPRVETAIHLEPGRYAQNDAAKMCYREFKTRFTDQSFLRKVASPDLIQEFLPPGGSELRDAAD from the coding sequence ATGGAGCCCAAGCAGGAGCTTTCGAGCGTCGACCTCGCAGCGCTCGTCACCGAACTCACCCGGTACGAGGGGGCGAAAGTCGACAAGGCCTACCTCTACGGCGACGACCTCCTGCGCCTCCGCATGCGCGACTTCGACCGCGGCCGGGTCGAACTCATCGTGGAGGTCGGCGACGTGAAACGCGCGCACGTCGCCGCGCCCGAACACGTCCCCGACGCGCCTGGCCGCCCGCCGAACTTCGCGATGATGCTCCGGAACCGCATCGCCAACGCGGACTTCCGTGGCGTCGAGCAGTTCGAGTTCGACCGCATCCTCGTCTTCGAGTTCGAGCGCGGCGACGAGCGGACGAAGATCGTCGCGGAACTGTTCGGACAGGGGAACATCGCCGTCCTTGACGGGACCGACGAGGTGGTGCGCAGCCTCGAGACCGTCCGCCTGAAGTCCCGGACCGTCGCCCCGGGCGCGCAGTACGAGTTCCCCTCCTCGCGGCTGAATCCCCTCACCGTCGGCTTCGACACCTTCCGCCGGCAGATGGCCGACTCCGACACCGACGTGGTACGGACGCTGGCGACCCAGTTGAACCTCGGCGGGTTGTACGCCGAGGAGCTCTGCACGCGGGCGGGCGTCGAGAAGACGCTCGACATCGCCGACGCGGACGAGAGCGACTACCGCGCGATCCACGACGCCATCGCCGAACTCGCCTCGCAGTTGAAGTCGGGCGACTTCGACCCGCGGGTGTATCTCGACGGCGACCGCGTGGTCGACGCGACGCCGTTCCCCCTCCGTGAGCGTGAGCGCGAGAACCTGAACGAGGAGGCGTACGGGACGTTCAACGAGGCGCTCGACGAGTACTTCTACCGGCTGGAACTCGCCGACGAGGAGCCCGAAACGGGGGACGACCGACCTGACTTCGAGGCGGAGATCGCCAAACAGCAACGGATCATCGAACAGCAAAAGGGCGCGATCGAGGGGTTCGAGGAGCAGGCCCGCGCGGAGCGGGAGAAGGCCGAGGCGCTGTACGCGAACTACGACATCGTCGATGAGGTGCTCTCGACCGTCCGCGACGCGCGCGCGGAGGGGATCCCGTGGTCGGAGATCGAGTCGAAACTCGCGGCGGGCGCGGACCAGGGGATCCCCGCCGCGGAGGCGGTCGTCGGCGTCGACTCGGCGGCGGGAACCGTCACGATCGACCTCGACGACAGCCGGGTGACGGTCGACGTCTCGATGGGGGTCGAGAAGAACGCCGACCGCCTCTACACGGAGGCGAAGCGGATCGAGTCGAAGAAGGAGGGGGCGCTGGCGGCGATCGAGGACACCCGCGAGGAACTGGCCGCGGTGAGAGCACGCAAGGAGGCGTGGGAGGCCGACGACGGTGACGAAGAGGACGAGGACGAGGAACCCGTGGACGTCGATTGGCTCTCGCGGCGGTCGATTCCGATCCGCAAGCCCGGCCACTGGTACGAACGCTTCCGGTGGTTCGAGACCTCGGACGGCTACCTCGTCGTCGGGGGGCGGAACGCCGACCAGAACGAGGACCTCGTCAAGAAGTACCTCTCGAAGCACGATCGCTTCTTCCACGCGCAGGCGCACGGCGGGCCGGTAACGGTGCTCAAGGCGTCGCGGCCGTCGGAGCCGTCGAACCCCGTCGAGTTCCCCGAATCGACGCTCGAAGAGGCCGCGCAGTTCGCCGTCGCGTACTCGTCGGTGTGGAAGGACGGCCGCCACGCGGGGGACGCGTACATGGTGACGCCCGATCAGGTGTCGAAGACGCCCGAGAGCGGCGAGTACCTGGAGAAAGGTGGGTTCGCCATCCGCGGCGACCGCACCTACTTCCGCGACGTCGAGGCACGCGTCGCCGTCGGCGTCCAGTGCGAGGGGGAGACACGCGTGCTCGGCGGTCCGTCGTCGGCGATCGATCCGCGCGTCGAGACCGCGATCCACCTCGAACCCGGCCGGTACGCGCAGAACGACGCGGCGAAGATGTGTTACCGGGAGTTCAAGACACGCTTCACCGACCAGTCGTTCCTCCGGAAGGTGGCCAGTCCTGATCTGATCCAGGAGTTCCTCCCGCCCGGCGGGAGCGAACTGCGTGACGCCGCGGACTGA
- a CDS encoding tRNA uridine(34) 5-carboxymethylaminomethyl modification radical SAM/GNAT enzyme Elp3: protein MTGTAEGTVDDPDPEETEAFRKTCETLVERILAGEVNAESLESAKLRACSEHSSPKVPKNTDVLQHAPDDRREDVMEVVRRKPVRTASGVSPVAIMTSPHMCPHGKCLYCPGGPASEFDSSQSYTGHEPAAARGEQNDYDPYGQVTLRLEQLRHIGHPVDKAELILMGGTMTARSHDYQEWFVKRALQAMNEYDLDSPPNPAEGRSFAQAPDEYDFRYVADVIAENETADVRCVGITFETKPDWCDPEQIDRMLRLGGTKVEVGVQTTYERINREMHRGHGTQASVDANRRLRDAGFKVGFHMMPGQPGMTREMCVEDFRQLAENPKWRPDYLKIYPTLVVRGTRVYDQWRREEFDPLTNEEAADVVAEAMGLVPEYTRLQRVQRDIPADFIDAGVWKSNLRQLAEQRAAERGIEPRDIRAREVGMNDADPDPDRITLSTRTYDAVGGREHFLAFEDPDADLLVGFCRLRYPSYSPYGDRPDADPVREELRDAAIVRELHVYGSEVGLGGEGDWQHRGYGRRLLGRAEELAADDGFSKLAVISGIGVRQYYCDKLGYHQDGPYVSKRL, encoded by the coding sequence ATGACCGGCACCGCGGAGGGGACCGTCGACGACCCCGATCCAGAGGAGACCGAGGCCTTCCGGAAGACCTGCGAGACGCTCGTCGAGCGCATTCTGGCAGGAGAGGTCAACGCCGAGTCGCTCGAGAGCGCGAAACTGCGGGCGTGTTCGGAACACTCCTCGCCGAAAGTGCCGAAGAACACCGACGTCCTCCAGCACGCGCCCGACGACCGCCGCGAGGACGTGATGGAGGTCGTCCGGCGCAAGCCGGTCCGGACCGCCTCGGGGGTCTCGCCCGTGGCGATCATGACCTCGCCGCACATGTGTCCGCACGGCAAGTGCCTGTACTGTCCCGGCGGCCCGGCGAGCGAATTCGACTCGTCGCAGTCGTACACGGGCCACGAGCCCGCCGCCGCGCGCGGGGAGCAGAACGACTACGACCCCTACGGCCAGGTGACGCTCCGGCTGGAACAGCTGCGGCACATCGGTCACCCGGTCGATAAGGCGGAGCTCATCCTGATGGGCGGGACGATGACCGCGCGGAGCCACGACTACCAGGAGTGGTTCGTCAAGCGCGCCCTGCAGGCGATGAACGAGTACGACCTCGACTCGCCCCCGAACCCCGCGGAGGGGCGGTCGTTCGCACAGGCCCCCGACGAGTACGACTTCCGCTACGTCGCGGACGTCATCGCGGAGAACGAGACCGCCGACGTTCGCTGTGTGGGAATCACGTTCGAGACGAAGCCCGACTGGTGTGACCCCGAGCAGATCGACCGGATGCTCCGGCTGGGCGGGACGAAAGTCGAGGTGGGCGTCCAGACCACCTACGAACGGATCAACCGGGAGATGCACCGCGGCCACGGTACGCAGGCGTCGGTCGACGCCAACCGCCGCCTGCGCGACGCGGGGTTCAAAGTCGGCTTCCACATGATGCCCGGCCAGCCCGGCATGACCCGGGAGATGTGCGTCGAGGACTTCCGCCAACTGGCCGAGAATCCGAAGTGGCGGCCCGACTACCTCAAGATCTACCCGACCCTGGTGGTGAGAGGGACCCGCGTGTACGACCAGTGGCGCCGGGAGGAGTTCGACCCGCTGACGAACGAGGAGGCCGCCGACGTCGTCGCGGAGGCGATGGGGCTCGTCCCCGAGTACACCCGGTTGCAGCGCGTCCAGCGCGACATCCCCGCGGACTTCATCGACGCCGGCGTCTGGAAGTCGAACCTCCGCCAGCTCGCCGAACAGCGGGCCGCCGAGAGGGGAATCGAACCACGCGACATCCGCGCCCGCGAGGTCGGGATGAACGACGCCGACCCCGATCCCGATCGGATCACGCTCTCGACCCGGACGTACGACGCCGTCGGCGGTCGAGAGCACTTCCTCGCGTTCGAGGATCCCGACGCCGACCTCCTCGTCGGCTTCTGCCGCCTTCGCTACCCCTCGTACTCGCCGTACGGCGACCGCCCCGACGCCGACCCCGTCCGTGAGGAACTCCGCGACGCTGCCATCGTGCGAGAACTCCACGTCTACGGGAGCGAGGTCGGACTCGGCGGCGAGGGCGACTGGCAACACCGCGGCTACGGTCGGCGTCTCTTAGGAAGGGCCGAGGAACTCGCGGCCGACGACGGCTTCTCGAAGCTCGCGGTCATCTCCGGGATCGGCGTCCGACAGTACTACTGCGACAAGCTCGGCTACCACCAGGACGGCCCGTACGTGTCGAAGCGGCTGTAG
- a CDS encoding class I SAM-dependent methyltransferase, with product MATSQPEIDRTAVETFQERVFEAALGTFTTYAIHLGSRLGYYDALAAEGPSTSVELAAATETSERYAREWLEQGAVAGLLTCENPGAAAAERRFALPPAHAAVLTDPESLDYLASLPRTVVGAVSIVGDVAEAYRTGEGIEFHEFGADLHEGQAALNRPLFVNELGTEWLPSLDGVDAALRAGGRVADVGCGHGWSAIGIARAYPDATVHGIDADEASVDRARENAAASDVGERLSFTHADAADVEGSYDLVTAFECVHDMSDPVSVLSSMHDLAAPDGTVLVMDERVDDSFAPDAGTVEAFMYGWSVFHCLPVSMVDDGVGTGTVMRAETLREYATEAGFSDVEVLPIENEFFRLYRLVR from the coding sequence ATGGCAACGAGCCAGCCAGAGATCGACCGAACTGCCGTCGAAACATTTCAGGAACGGGTCTTCGAGGCCGCGCTGGGGACGTTCACCACCTACGCCATCCACCTCGGCTCGCGGCTCGGCTACTACGACGCCCTCGCCGCCGAGGGACCGTCGACGTCCGTCGAACTCGCGGCGGCCACGGAGACGAGCGAACGGTACGCGCGCGAGTGGCTCGAACAGGGTGCGGTCGCGGGGCTCCTGACGTGCGAGAACCCCGGGGCGGCCGCCGCCGAACGGCGCTTCGCGCTCCCGCCGGCACACGCGGCCGTCCTCACCGACCCCGAGAGCCTCGACTACCTCGCGTCGCTCCCGCGGACCGTCGTGGGCGCGGTGTCGATCGTCGGCGACGTCGCCGAGGCCTACCGCACGGGCGAGGGGATCGAGTTCCACGAGTTCGGCGCGGACTTACACGAGGGACAGGCGGCGCTCAACCGGCCGCTGTTCGTGAACGAACTCGGCACGGAGTGGTTGCCGTCGCTCGACGGGGTCGACGCCGCGCTCCGTGCCGGCGGGCGCGTCGCCGACGTCGGCTGTGGCCACGGCTGGTCGGCGATCGGCATCGCACGGGCGTACCCTGACGCGACCGTCCACGGTATCGACGCCGACGAAGCCTCCGTCGACAGGGCTCGCGAGAACGCCGCCGCGTCTGACGTGGGCGAGAGACTCTCGTTCACCCACGCCGACGCCGCCGACGTCGAGGGGTCGTACGACCTCGTGACGGCGTTCGAGTGTGTCCACGACATGTCCGACCCCGTCTCGGTGCTGTCGTCGATGCACGACCTGGCGGCCCCCGACGGCACCGTTCTCGTCATGGACGAGCGCGTCGACGACTCGTTCGCGCCCGACGCTGGCACCGTCGAGGCGTTCATGTACGGCTGGAGCGTCTTCCACTGCCTGCCGGTGAGCATGGTCGACGACGGCGTCGGCACGGGGACCGTGATGCGCGCGGAGACGCTGCGGGAGTACGCGACGGAGGCGGGCTTCTCCGACGTCGAGGTGCTCCCCATCGAGAACGAGTTCTTCCGGCTGTACCGACTCGTACGCTGA
- a CDS encoding YIP1 family protein, which produces MTTWVETPGEGRERGPIGLGRAWVEVLVRPRGFFRAGVVPGDQAPGLVFAVVVALTFVATRFLVDPTSVPAVQGGPALSAALTLLAVGLLVAPATLHLTAAIQTLLLMLVVSDRAGVSETVQTIAYATAPCALAGLPFPTVRAGCALYGAALLVVGLAEVHGTSVARAAVAALVPAALVFGYAFGGFGAIIAVARAWAVI; this is translated from the coding sequence GTGACAACGTGGGTCGAGACGCCCGGTGAGGGGCGCGAACGTGGACCGATCGGGCTCGGCCGTGCCTGGGTCGAGGTGCTCGTCCGCCCGCGCGGCTTCTTCCGGGCCGGGGTCGTCCCGGGCGACCAGGCACCCGGGCTGGTCTTCGCCGTCGTCGTCGCCCTGACGTTCGTCGCTACCCGCTTTCTGGTCGACCCCACGTCGGTCCCCGCGGTCCAGGGTGGGCCGGCGCTGTCGGCGGCGTTGACGCTGCTCGCGGTCGGGTTGCTCGTCGCTCCCGCAACGCTGCATCTTACCGCGGCGATCCAGACGCTGTTGCTCATGCTCGTCGTCTCCGACCGCGCCGGCGTGAGCGAGACCGTCCAGACCATCGCCTACGCCACGGCACCGTGTGCCCTCGCCGGCCTGCCGTTCCCGACGGTGCGGGCGGGCTGTGCGCTCTACGGGGCCGCTCTCCTCGTCGTCGGTCTCGCGGAGGTCCACGGCACGAGCGTCGCCCGGGCGGCCGTCGCGGCGCTCGTCCCGGCGGCGCTGGTGTTCGGCTACGCCTTCGGCGGCTTCGGCGCGATCATCGCCGTCGCCCGCGCCTGGGCGGTGATTTGA
- a CDS encoding DHH family phosphoesterase: MDWITHEEDVWFDFRGQHANQLTSGRFYRGTVDGFAEFGVFVDLSPSVTGLLHRSELDRRLESLDWERGDTVFVQVKNVRDNGNVDLGWSIRQSESEFRGARIDDPDGDPAGEPLERDEDDADTGPVKKRPKPAKGTTNDRTNRGGSDSVPDTQGDAGNGRASSDGDAVDDRNDEGDSTAVDEGDSTAVDDEAFSRVSIDDLDDRVGDDVSVEAIVVDVYQTSGPTVFELRDETGTVECAAFVEAGVRAYPEVDVDDVVRLAGEVELRRGELQIETEALTVLTDDEAATVQGRLDDAMTSRARPESVEPLAPHGAVETRTEELADAAEAIRRAVFDDRPIVLRHAATADGYVAGAAIERAVLPLIREEYPTSDAEYHYFTRRPLDDPMYGMDAATNDVTRMLQDRDRHDERLPLVLLVGTGSTAESADGLGLLGVYGARRVVLDAAAADDEVADVTEVLVDADDADDLSTGALAANVASAVNPEVRDDLAHLPAVSYWEETPEAYVEAAAEAGYDADRVREIREAVALEAYYQSYEDKRELITDLLFDDDGGLAGHVSEQFRVKLEDEIETAEANLETREAGGVNFAVLDTDSFTHRFDFPPTTLLLDELHRRNRTDEGPFVTVGIGTDELYLRSTAPFDVRSVAAAARERVPAAGVTAFGIRDGRIEFLSGMREDVLSAVVDAVADQL; encoded by the coding sequence ATGGATTGGATTACCCACGAAGAAGACGTCTGGTTCGATTTCCGCGGACAGCACGCAAACCAACTCACGTCCGGCCGCTTCTACCGGGGCACCGTCGACGGGTTCGCCGAGTTCGGCGTCTTCGTCGACCTCTCGCCGAGCGTCACCGGCCTCTTACACCGAAGCGAACTCGACCGCCGCCTCGAGAGCCTCGACTGGGAGCGCGGTGACACGGTGTTCGTCCAGGTGAAAAACGTCCGCGACAACGGCAACGTCGACCTCGGCTGGTCCATCCGGCAGTCCGAGAGCGAGTTCCGGGGTGCCCGTATCGACGACCCCGACGGCGACCCCGCGGGCGAACCGCTCGAACGCGACGAGGACGACGCCGACACGGGACCGGTGAAGAAACGGCCCAAGCCGGCGAAAGGGACCACGAACGACCGCACGAACCGGGGAGGAAGCGACTCCGTCCCGGACACGCAGGGCGACGCGGGGAACGGTCGTGCGTCCTCTGACGGCGACGCTGTGGACGACAGGAACGACGAGGGCGACTCGACGGCGGTCGACGAGGGCGACTCGACGGCGGTCGACGACGAGGCGTTCTCCCGCGTCTCGATCGACGACCTCGACGACCGCGTCGGCGACGACGTCAGCGTCGAGGCGATCGTGGTCGACGTCTACCAGACGTCCGGACCGACGGTGTTCGAGCTCCGCGACGAGACCGGGACGGTCGAGTGCGCCGCCTTCGTCGAGGCGGGCGTCCGCGCGTACCCCGAGGTCGACGTCGACGACGTCGTCCGGCTGGCTGGCGAGGTCGAACTCCGTCGCGGCGAACTCCAGATCGAGACCGAGGCGCTGACCGTCCTCACGGACGACGAGGCCGCGACCGTCCAGGGCCGTCTCGACGACGCGATGACCTCCCGGGCCCGACCGGAGTCGGTCGAACCGCTCGCGCCGCACGGCGCGGTCGAGACCCGCACCGAGGAGCTCGCGGACGCCGCCGAAGCGATCCGCCGGGCGGTGTTCGACGACCGTCCGATCGTCCTCCGGCACGCGGCGACCGCCGACGGCTACGTCGCCGGCGCGGCTATCGAGCGGGCCGTCCTCCCGCTCATCCGCGAGGAGTACCCCACCTCGGACGCCGAGTACCACTACTTCACGCGCCGTCCGCTCGACGACCCGATGTACGGGATGGACGCGGCGACGAACGACGTGACGCGGATGTTGCAGGACCGCGACCGCCACGACGAGCGGCTCCCGCTCGTCTTGCTTGTCGGGACGGGCTCGACGGCCGAGTCCGCCGACGGTCTCGGGCTTCTCGGCGTCTACGGCGCGCGTCGGGTGGTGCTCGACGCCGCCGCGGCCGACGACGAGGTCGCCGACGTGACCGAGGTACTCGTCGACGCCGACGACGCCGACGACCTCTCGACGGGGGCGCTCGCCGCCAACGTCGCGAGCGCGGTCAACCCCGAGGTGCGTGACGACCTCGCCCACCTCCCGGCGGTCAGCTACTGGGAGGAGACGCCCGAGGCGTACGTCGAGGCCGCCGCCGAGGCCGGCTACGACGCCGACCGGGTCCGCGAGATCCGCGAGGCGGTCGCGCTGGAGGCGTACTACCAGTCGTACGAGGACAAGCGCGAACTCATCACCGACCTCCTGTTCGACGACGACGGCGGTCTGGCCGGCCACGTCTCCGAGCAGTTCCGCGTCAAACTCGAAGACGAGATCGAGACAGCCGAGGCGAACCTCGAAACCCGAGAGGCCGGCGGCGTCAACTTCGCCGTTCTCGACACCGACTCGTTCACCCACCGGTTCGACTTCCCGCCGACGACGCTGCTGCTCGACGAACTCCACCGGAGAAACCGCACCGACGAGGGGCCGTTCGTCACCGTCGGGATCGGCACCGACGAACTCTACCTCCGGAGCACCGCGCCGTTCGACGTCCGTTCGGTCGCCGCCGCGGCACGGGAACGCGTCCCCGCCGCGGGCGTGACGGCGTTCGGCATCCGCGACGGCCGAATCGAGTTCCTCTCGGGGATGCGTGAGGACGTGCTGAGCGCCGTCGTCGACGCCGTCGCCGACCAGCTCTGA
- a CDS encoding DUF4013 domain-containing protein: MIEESLRYLRSSDDWIKTVLLGGVLTLFGFLLVPLFAVFGYYVRVLRGTMRGGDEPPVFDDWGTMIVDGLKAFAIYLVYGLVPGLLGATIAFIGIGGAVAGDSGVAGAIGGLVAVVGFLVAFALGLVAAYIAPAALANYVEKDDLMAGFAFGEIRAAITTRTYAIGWLSAFAMLLAAGLVTSVLSIVPIVGTIVGVFVTFYAAVAAFYVIGHTWTDLNPVELHEEDEMPGEQPAV, from the coding sequence ATGATTGAAGAATCACTCAGATACCTGCGCAGCAGCGACGACTGGATAAAGACGGTTCTGCTCGGCGGCGTCCTGACGCTGTTCGGCTTCCTCCTCGTCCCGCTGTTTGCGGTGTTCGGCTACTACGTTCGCGTCCTCCGGGGGACGATGCGCGGGGGCGACGAACCGCCGGTGTTCGACGACTGGGGGACCATGATCGTCGACGGGCTGAAGGCGTTCGCCATCTACCTCGTGTACGGTCTCGTCCCGGGCCTGCTCGGGGCGACCATCGCGTTCATCGGCATCGGCGGTGCGGTCGCCGGTGACTCCGGGGTCGCGGGCGCGATCGGCGGCCTCGTCGCCGTTGTCGGCTTCCTCGTGGCGTTCGCCCTCGGGCTCGTTGCGGCGTACATCGCCCCCGCGGCGCTCGCGAACTACGTCGAGAAGGACGACCTCATGGCCGGCTTCGCCTTCGGCGAGATCCGTGCGGCCATCACGACCAGAACGTACGCGATAGGGTGGTTGAGCGCGTTCGCGATGCTCCTCGCCGCGGGGCTCGTCACGTCCGTGCTGAGCATCGTCCCGATCGTCGGGACGATCGTCGGCGTCTTCGTGACGTTCTACGCCGCCGTCGCGGCGTTTTACGTCATCGGCCACACCTGGACGGATCTCAACCCCGTCGAACTGCACGAGGAAGACGAGATGCCCGGCGAACAGCCGGCCGTCTGA
- a CDS encoding GNAT family N-acetyltransferase gives MTRSVRRVETEAELEDALAVRRAVFVDEQDVPPALEVDAYDDLGAATHFLAVDGDTAVGAARLRPVDAGTDGADDHATPARAKIERVAVLADRRDEGWGARLMDAVEAEARRAGFETLVLHAQTPVEGFYADRGYRSVGEEFEEAGIPHVEMVRNC, from the coding sequence GTGACACGATCGGTCCGACGGGTCGAAACGGAGGCGGAACTGGAAGACGCTCTCGCCGTCCGCCGGGCGGTGTTCGTCGACGAGCAGGACGTCCCCCCGGCGCTGGAGGTCGACGCATACGACGACCTCGGCGCGGCGACCCACTTCCTCGCAGTCGACGGCGATACCGCGGTCGGCGCGGCGCGGCTCAGGCCGGTCGACGCCGGGACCGACGGGGCGGACGATCACGCGACGCCGGCGCGGGCGAAGATCGAACGCGTCGCGGTCCTCGCCGACCGTCGCGACGAGGGCTGGGGCGCTCGCCTGATGGACGCTGTTGAGGCGGAGGCCCGGAGGGCGGGGTTCGAGACGCTCGTGCTCCACGCCCAGACTCCCGTCGAGGGCTTCTACGCCGATCGTGGCTACCGATCCGTCGGCGAGGAGTTTGAGGAGGCCGGGATCCCACACGTCGAGATGGTCCGCAACTGCTGA